A genome region from Novipirellula caenicola includes the following:
- a CDS encoding AAA family ATPase — MNPAKPSSDTKQSAAEDQLDALLSRIHSLSGEGATPRAAEQPRPKQTPRPAAATPPNAGGAAAVSWAGTPARPAPTASAPSASQPPSSQPQSANAKVRQPSASLLGFKPSRDEPWRPAEPQDSYESRINETLLEAIIYRFLRNIGECAGRQVADQVKLPFRMVEPILNRLKADQRVAYKSSTSTNDYVYVLTESGREIARLMQQDCTYYGACPVSLNDYVNSVKRQTIEGQYPKKVDLERAFSDLLINPKMLLRLGPAVASGRGMFLFGFPGNGKTSIAERVTGAFGKYLWIPRAVEIDGAVMRVYDPMNHEIAMPEAGSGLLDIGGFDKRWVRIKRPTIVAGGELTLDMLEVQFNPESNISESPLQLKSNCGTLVIDDFGRQKMSVDQLLNRWIIPLEKRYDFLNMANGKKIQVPFDQLVIFSTNLEPKDLVDDAFLRRIPYKIEVPNPPEADFRKLFEIMCKITKIPYNADAIDYLIKTHYLPVNRPFRNCQPRDLLLQVRNYCLYNDLQVELKNEYFDFAVDNYFSVMN, encoded by the coding sequence ATGAATCCCGCGAAACCGTCCAGTGACACCAAACAAAGTGCAGCCGAAGATCAACTAGACGCCCTGCTGTCGCGAATCCATTCGCTTAGCGGAGAAGGTGCAACGCCGCGAGCTGCGGAGCAGCCGCGACCGAAGCAGACGCCGCGTCCCGCAGCGGCCACGCCGCCTAACGCAGGCGGGGCTGCGGCGGTTTCGTGGGCGGGCACCCCGGCAAGACCCGCGCCGACAGCGTCCGCACCATCGGCGTCGCAACCGCCATCGTCGCAGCCGCAATCGGCAAACGCGAAAGTCCGTCAACCATCGGCCTCGTTGCTCGGGTTCAAACCGTCGCGTGACGAGCCATGGCGGCCGGCCGAGCCCCAAGATTCCTACGAATCTCGTATCAATGAAACGCTGCTCGAAGCGATCATCTATCGCTTTCTAAGAAACATCGGTGAATGCGCCGGTCGTCAGGTGGCCGATCAAGTCAAGTTGCCATTTCGGATGGTCGAGCCGATTTTGAATCGCTTGAAAGCCGACCAACGTGTGGCCTACAAGAGTTCGACATCAACCAATGACTACGTTTATGTCCTAACCGAATCGGGCCGAGAAATCGCACGATTGATGCAGCAGGATTGTACGTACTACGGCGCGTGTCCGGTCAGCCTGAACGACTACGTCAACAGCGTCAAACGACAAACGATCGAAGGCCAATATCCCAAAAAGGTCGATCTTGAACGCGCGTTTAGCGATCTGTTGATCAACCCTAAAATGCTGCTTCGCTTAGGCCCCGCGGTCGCCAGCGGTCGTGGGATGTTTCTGTTTGGATTCCCCGGCAATGGGAAAACGTCGATTGCCGAACGTGTCACCGGAGCGTTTGGGAAGTACTTGTGGATTCCGCGAGCGGTTGAAATTGACGGCGCGGTGATGCGAGTCTATGACCCGATGAACCACGAAATCGCGATGCCCGAAGCGGGCAGCGGTCTACTTGATATCGGTGGTTTTGATAAGCGATGGGTGCGAATCAAGCGGCCCACCATTGTCGCAGGGGGGGAATTGACGCTGGACATGTTGGAAGTCCAATTCAATCCGGAGAGCAATATTTCGGAGTCTCCACTGCAACTAAAAAGCAATTGTGGCACGTTGGTGATCGACGACTTTGGACGTCAAAAGATGAGTGTCGATCAACTATTAAATCGCTGGATCATTCCGCTTGAAAAACGCTATGACTTTCTGAACATGGCCAACGGAAAGAAGATTCAGGTGCCGTTTGATCAATTGGTCATCTTCAGTACCAACCTTGAACCAAAGGATTTGGTCGATGACGCATTCTTGCGCCGAATTCCCTACAAGATCGAAGTGCCTAATCCGCCCGAAGCGGACTTTCGTAAGCTGTTCGAGATCATGTGCAAGATCACCAAGATCCCGTACAACGCTGATGCAATCGATTACTTGATCAAAACGCACTACTTGCCCGTCAACCGTCCGTTTCGGAATTGCCAACCTCGTGACTTGTTGCTGCAGGTGCGAAATTACTGCCTCTACAACGACTTGCAGGTCGAACTCAAGAACGAGTACTTCGATTTTGCCGTCGACAATTACTTCTCGGTGATGAATTAG
- a CDS encoding response regulator transcription factor, with translation MIDPTSETPPVYNAATVGADSILLVDDTLVLRERLSLAMQQRGFRVEMAADYDQAVEVFSQRPTDLAVLDLRMPGKSGLELLRKLLQMKPNTRVILLSGFGSIPASIDAVRAGAVNFLSKPADADDILSAFVRGVEPSVPDGATAFPAPSLARNEWEHIHRVLSECGNNISEAARRLGIHRRSLQRKLRKRAPEDPAIPDVDDDSEDDE, from the coding sequence ATGATTGACCCCACAAGCGAAACCCCACCTGTTTATAACGCTGCGACGGTAGGCGCCGACAGCATTCTGTTGGTCGACGACACCCTGGTCCTGCGTGAACGTTTGTCGTTGGCGATGCAGCAGCGTGGATTTCGCGTCGAGATGGCCGCGGATTACGACCAAGCGGTCGAAGTATTCAGCCAGCGTCCCACCGATTTGGCCGTGCTCGATTTAAGAATGCCGGGCAAAAGTGGATTGGAACTGCTGCGAAAATTGCTGCAGATGAAACCCAACACCCGCGTCATCCTGTTGTCAGGTTTCGGCAGCATCCCCGCGTCGATCGACGCCGTGCGAGCCGGTGCGGTCAACTTTCTCAGCAAACCTGCCGACGCCGACGACATCTTGTCCGCGTTTGTCCGCGGCGTCGAACCGAGCGTCCCCGATGGGGCGACCGCCTTTCCCGCCCCTTCGCTTGCTCGCAACGAATGGGAACACATCCATCGTGTGTTGTCCGAATGTGGCAATAACATCAGCGAAGCGGCGCGGCGATTGGGAATCCACCGTCGATCGCTGCAACGCAAACTTCGCAAACGGGCTCCCGAAGATCCGGCGATCCCTGACGTCGATGATGATTCCGAAGACGACGAGTGA
- a CDS encoding ATP-binding protein: MLAARDPIPIPLIAPARRGSFTWLLHLRWMAVAGQLITILAAVFLADVKIPVTPLLILVAITAVTNLMCVAWLYYTQAGRSTSGLVIQSNDSGENPTTDPFAAEDDPTLLQSIALALMLLDLVTLTLMLYFSGGADNPFSFFYFVNLAVGGVMIRPRPAWSMTAFAIIGYMILLRFNVPVEGITIRQPATDFNLHTGGLLFAFSTCATVVTYYVTRTAGELQNRERELRRAQAAQAASHRLEGLTTLAAGAAHELATPLSTIDVIVRELSRHLEDCEKPPSVDTDLRLIDGQLEMCRQILARMRSAAGDAMAHRWDQTTVGDLIDATLEGIRDPHRVDVDDGSDRVENQELWVPREAVAQAIRNLIHNGLDASGSEGRVRVETALDDQHLQLMVHDCGNGMTGDVLERAGEPFFTTKEPGRGIGLGLFLTRNVISQLGGDLKFESSPGQGTRAIVRLPLQQDDIRLHSNSGTELNAVSPLSGVDTKLADSKSG; the protein is encoded by the coding sequence GTGCTTGCTGCTCGCGACCCCATTCCGATTCCCTTGATCGCCCCAGCGCGACGCGGATCGTTTACATGGCTGCTGCACTTGCGATGGATGGCGGTGGCGGGCCAATTGATCACGATCTTGGCAGCGGTGTTTTTGGCCGATGTCAAAATTCCTGTCACGCCGCTGCTGATTTTGGTGGCGATCACTGCGGTCACCAATCTGATGTGCGTGGCTTGGTTGTATTACACCCAAGCCGGGCGATCCACATCGGGGCTAGTCATTCAATCAAACGACTCGGGTGAAAACCCGACGACGGACCCGTTTGCCGCCGAAGACGACCCGACGCTGTTACAGTCGATCGCACTCGCGCTGATGTTACTCGATTTGGTGACGTTGACGCTGATGCTCTATTTCAGCGGCGGAGCCGACAATCCGTTTAGCTTCTTTTACTTTGTCAACTTGGCTGTTGGCGGCGTCATGATTCGGCCTCGTCCGGCATGGTCAATGACCGCGTTTGCGATCATCGGCTACATGATCTTGCTGCGATTCAATGTCCCGGTCGAAGGCATCACGATTCGCCAACCGGCCACCGACTTTAATCTGCACACCGGCGGATTGCTGTTTGCGTTTTCCACCTGTGCCACCGTGGTCACGTACTACGTCACTCGCACCGCCGGAGAACTGCAAAACCGCGAGCGTGAACTTCGGCGAGCTCAAGCCGCGCAAGCGGCGAGCCATCGGCTCGAAGGATTGACCACGCTGGCAGCCGGTGCTGCACACGAATTGGCGACACCGCTGTCGACGATCGATGTGATTGTCCGCGAATTGTCACGCCATCTCGAAGATTGCGAAAAACCACCCTCCGTCGACACCGATCTGCGTCTGATCGATGGACAACTGGAAATGTGCCGTCAAATCCTGGCTCGGATGCGGTCCGCCGCGGGCGATGCCATGGCCCATCGCTGGGATCAAACCACCGTGGGCGACCTGATTGACGCCACGCTCGAAGGCATTCGCGATCCGCACCGCGTCGACGTGGACGACGGCAGCGATCGCGTCGAGAATCAAGAATTGTGGGTGCCACGCGAAGCGGTCGCTCAAGCCATCCGCAACTTGATTCACAATGGACTCGATGCGAGCGGCAGTGAGGGCCGCGTGCGAGTCGAAACCGCGCTCGACGATCAACACTTGCAACTGATGGTGCACGATTGCGGTAACGGCATGACCGGCGATGTCCTCGAACGTGCCGGGGAACCCTTTTTCACCACCAAGGAACCCGGCCGAGGCATCGGATTGGGGTTGTTCTTGACTCGCAATGTGATTTCACAACTCGGTGGCGATCTGAAATTTGAATCCAGCCCAGGTCAGGGCACGCGGGCGATCGTTCGTTTGCCGCTGCAACAAGACGACATTCGGCTTCATTCCAACAGCGGAACGGAATTGAATGCGGTCAGTCCCCTCAGCGGGGTGGACACCAAGCTGGCCGATTCGAAAAGCGGATAG
- a CDS encoding UvrB/UvrC motif-containing protein, which translates to MKRAIHFDELLSKWEFDPGNLNVRLVKGKDGRDVIQMRIDMGMLQLETTGRPDGAVYEESETYLEHLQHIRLEDPEHKLNENECNEVDREFMQFYHRRICWLRLQYYHRAVMDADHTLRLMDLSSEMSPDEEWGAAHEQYRPFVLFHRTQAHALGELEDHTAEEAIQAINQGLDVIYQFFVKHEAEDHYEDDELVIRLIEMRESLRNEYSVGKTLKEQLAAAVEQEQYELAAKLRDELTRREAN; encoded by the coding sequence ATGAAGCGAGCGATTCACTTTGACGAACTACTTTCCAAGTGGGAATTCGACCCCGGAAATCTGAATGTCCGATTAGTCAAAGGCAAAGACGGACGCGATGTCATCCAAATGCGAATCGACATGGGGATGCTGCAGCTTGAAACCACCGGCCGCCCCGACGGTGCGGTCTATGAGGAAAGCGAAACGTATCTCGAGCACTTGCAACACATCCGTTTAGAAGATCCCGAGCACAAGTTAAACGAAAACGAGTGCAACGAAGTTGATCGCGAGTTCATGCAGTTTTATCACCGACGTATTTGTTGGTTGCGACTGCAGTATTACCACCGCGCGGTGATGGATGCCGATCACACGCTAAGGCTGATGGATCTGAGCAGTGAAATGAGCCCGGATGAAGAATGGGGGGCGGCGCATGAACAATACCGTCCGTTCGTTTTGTTTCATCGCACCCAAGCGCACGCACTTGGTGAACTCGAAGATCACACGGCCGAAGAAGCGATCCAAGCCATCAATCAGGGTTTGGATGTGATCTACCAATTTTTTGTCAAGCACGAAGCCGAAGACCATTACGAAGATGACGAATTGGTCATCCGCTTGATCGAAATGCGAGAATCATTGCGGAACGAATATTCGGTAGGCAAGACGCTGAAGGAACAATTGGCCGCCGCGGTCGAACAAGAGCAATACGAATTGGCCGCGAAGCTTCGTGATGAACTTACCCGTCGCGAAGCAAACTAG
- the arfB gene encoding alternative ribosome rescue aminoacyl-tRNA hydrolase ArfB gives MNDLFVNTRLSIPAGDLNFTAARSSGPGGQNVNKVNSKVTLRWSLADCRGFDPGWRRRFINRYQNRITREGELLVHSERYRDQARNLADARTKLAEMLLECQAPPTPRKPTKPTRGSQRRRLDKKRQNSQKKHNRRGPRMDD, from the coding sequence ATGAACGATCTATTTGTAAACACACGGCTTTCGATCCCGGCGGGGGATTTGAATTTCACGGCGGCGCGTAGCAGCGGCCCGGGTGGGCAGAATGTCAATAAAGTCAACTCGAAAGTAACGTTGCGGTGGTCGTTGGCGGATTGCCGCGGTTTTGACCCGGGGTGGCGTCGGCGATTTATCAATCGATATCAAAATCGGATCACCCGCGAAGGCGAATTACTAGTCCACAGCGAGCGATATCGCGACCAAGCTCGCAATCTCGCGGACGCCCGCACCAAATTGGCTGAAATGCTATTGGAATGCCAAGCTCCGCCAACGCCACGCAAACCGACTAAACCGACTCGCGGTAGCCAGCGACGAAGGCTGGATAAAAAGCGTCAAAACTCGCAAAAAAAACACAATCGCCGCGGCCCGCGGATGGACGACTGA
- a CDS encoding PQQ-binding-like beta-propeller repeat protein produces MVFVSRCQIGSAFLICFGMVVVSLPWVAADDEATTQRSTLRWPRLLGENFDGNAATDQTFDWSRKPRFLWSIEVGDGYGLGSVWGDEYFQFDAESTASGPAERLRCIDLNTGNVKWQDARPLVYRDMYGYESGPRSTPTLDSQSVFTFGVAGELVCRNRQTHQVRWVVDTNKTYGVVQNFFGVGSSPLLVDDLVIVMVGGSPAEDASIAPGRLDRVSPNGSALVAFDKATGKERWKCGDDLASYSSPRTMQIDGQTRVLAYARESLLCVDPKLGKVLWKYPHRADILESAIAMTPVVDANQVFLSECYQIGSVLLNVTNQQAEAVWKDPPFDRRSQAMRSHWATPVLIDGYLYGCSGRNAPDSDFRCIDWETGEVKWSDPRRTRSSATRVGDVLLVLEERGTLQAVKANPEKFELINQWELDQPDGDVPAIRYPCWSAPIVVGNRMLVRGDERVVCFECR; encoded by the coding sequence ATGGTTTTTGTTTCGCGTTGTCAAATTGGATCCGCCTTTCTGATTTGCTTTGGCATGGTTGTCGTGTCGCTACCGTGGGTCGCGGCGGACGACGAAGCAACCACGCAGCGATCGACATTGCGTTGGCCTCGTTTGTTAGGAGAAAATTTTGACGGCAATGCCGCGACTGACCAGACGTTTGATTGGTCCCGCAAACCGCGATTCCTGTGGTCGATCGAAGTGGGTGATGGCTATGGATTGGGCTCCGTTTGGGGTGACGAGTATTTCCAGTTCGACGCGGAATCAACCGCCTCCGGCCCAGCCGAGCGACTTCGTTGTATCGACCTGAATACTGGGAACGTCAAATGGCAAGACGCCCGGCCGCTGGTGTACCGTGACATGTACGGCTACGAAAGTGGTCCACGTTCTACCCCGACACTCGATTCGCAATCGGTGTTCACCTTTGGCGTCGCCGGCGAATTGGTTTGCCGCAACCGCCAAACGCATCAAGTCCGCTGGGTCGTGGACACCAACAAGACCTATGGCGTGGTCCAGAACTTTTTTGGTGTCGGATCGTCTCCGCTACTTGTGGATGATTTGGTCATCGTGATGGTCGGCGGCAGCCCTGCCGAAGACGCATCGATCGCGCCCGGTCGATTGGATCGGGTGTCACCCAATGGTTCGGCGCTAGTGGCGTTTGACAAAGCGACCGGTAAAGAGCGTTGGAAGTGCGGTGATGATTTGGCGAGTTACAGCAGTCCACGAACGATGCAAATCGACGGACAAACGCGAGTGCTGGCGTATGCACGCGAAAGTTTGTTGTGCGTTGATCCCAAGCTTGGCAAAGTGCTTTGGAAATATCCGCACCGCGCCGATATTCTTGAAAGCGCGATCGCGATGACTCCTGTGGTGGATGCCAACCAGGTTTTTCTGAGTGAGTGTTATCAAATCGGCAGCGTGCTACTGAACGTGACGAATCAGCAAGCCGAAGCGGTTTGGAAAGACCCACCCTTTGACCGCCGCAGTCAAGCGATGCGATCGCACTGGGCCACCCCCGTGTTGATCGATGGGTACTTGTATGGTTGCAGCGGCCGGAACGCTCCGGATAGCGATTTCCGCTGTATCGATTGGGAGACCGGCGAAGTCAAATGGAGCGATCCACGTCGCACCCGGTCTTCGGCAACGCGAGTGGGGGACGTGCTGCTCGTGCTCGAGGAACGTGGCACGTTGCAAGCGGTGAAGGCCAATCCCGAAAAATTTGAATTGATCAACCAATGGGAACTCGATCAACCCGATGGAGATGTGCCCGCGATCCGCTATCCCTGTTGGTCGGCGCCGATTGTGGTGGGCAACCGGATGTTGGTGCGAGGCGACGAGCGAGTGGTTTGTTTTGAGTGCCGTTGA
- a CDS encoding FAD:protein FMN transferase: MTPPPSSSDDHHSRHSDPDGSRETRPSAAADDYSICQVTRRAMATDFVILLPNRETASGDPPGRDSAVSADAAAATAAALDPHDPADARSGRAVEAAVEAADLLEGIEADLTIYRPTSEISRINLLASETAVSISPSTFAVLQRAVHWGEQTGGAFDITAAPLVEAWGFTQRSGKKPSDAEIEKARRLVGYQHLILDPADHTVRFAVAGMAINLGGIGKGDALDRLANHLRNRGVNDFLIHGGNSSVIASGDQTPGSGLGWAVGLAHPTKSNRRLAGIWLRNQALATSGSGKQFFHHQGRRYGHVIDPRTGYPAGDLLSLTLLMDNATDADALATGLFVSGSKVVREQFQQTAMTAAMMVHRGDRQDSAKIETLGDFHWIDPPAESDRV; this comes from the coding sequence ATGACGCCGCCCCCCTCTTCCTCGGACGACCATCACAGCCGTCACAGCGATCCCGACGGCTCGCGGGAAACACGCCCCTCGGCGGCCGCCGATGACTACTCGATCTGCCAAGTCACTCGCAGGGCGATGGCAACCGATTTTGTCATCCTGCTGCCCAATCGCGAGACCGCTAGCGGTGATCCACCAGGTCGCGATTCGGCGGTCTCCGCCGACGCAGCAGCGGCGACCGCGGCAGCCTTGGATCCTCACGATCCAGCGGACGCTCGATCCGGCCGTGCGGTCGAGGCGGCCGTCGAAGCAGCCGACCTGCTCGAGGGGATCGAAGCGGACCTGACCATCTATCGTCCGACCAGCGAAATTTCGCGAATCAATCTACTCGCGAGCGAAACTGCTGTCTCGATATCCCCATCGACGTTTGCCGTGTTGCAGCGAGCGGTGCACTGGGGCGAACAAACCGGCGGCGCATTCGACATCACCGCCGCACCGCTGGTCGAAGCCTGGGGGTTCACCCAACGCAGCGGCAAAAAACCATCGGACGCTGAAATCGAAAAAGCACGCCGCTTGGTCGGCTATCAACATCTGATCCTCGATCCGGCGGATCATACCGTCCGCTTTGCCGTTGCCGGCATGGCGATCAATTTGGGAGGCATCGGCAAAGGGGATGCGTTGGACCGATTGGCCAACCATCTACGCAATCGAGGCGTCAATGACTTTTTGATCCATGGCGGCAACAGCAGCGTGATCGCCAGCGGCGATCAAACTCCCGGCAGCGGTCTGGGGTGGGCCGTCGGACTCGCCCATCCCACGAAATCGAACCGGCGGTTGGCAGGCATCTGGCTTCGCAACCAAGCACTCGCGACCAGCGGATCAGGAAAACAATTCTTTCATCACCAAGGCCGACGCTACGGTCATGTGATCGACCCGCGAACCGGCTACCCCGCAGGTGATTTGTTGTCACTGACGCTGCTGATGGATAACGCAACCGATGCGGATGCCTTGGCCACCGGGCTGTTTGTCTCGGGTTCGAAGGTTGTCCGCGAACAGTTTCAACAAACGGCAATGACCGCCGCGATGATGGTTCACCGAGGCGATCGACAAGATTCGGCCAAGATTGAAACGCTCGGCGATTTTCACTGGATCGACCCTCCGGCTGAAAGCGATCGCGTTTGA
- a CDS encoding group 1 truncated hemoglobin — protein sequence MNHDSPELFDRMGGADGLAAIVKDMYERIFNDPELSPFFKNVQTDRLKKMQYEFLASAFQGPVNYTGAELTAIHHNRGIDGGHFAKFCSHFADAARAHGAKESDVDQALGQLSTYKDKITGDSNVDG from the coding sequence ATGAATCATGATTCGCCCGAATTGTTTGATCGAATGGGGGGAGCCGATGGGCTCGCCGCAATCGTCAAAGATATGTATGAGCGTATCTTTAATGACCCCGAGTTGTCGCCGTTCTTTAAGAATGTGCAGACCGATCGGTTGAAAAAGATGCAGTACGAATTCTTGGCTTCGGCTTTTCAAGGTCCTGTTAATTACACCGGAGCCGAGTTGACCGCGATTCATCACAATCGCGGGATCGATGGAGGCCACTTTGCCAAGTTCTGCAGCCACTTTGCCGATGCCGCCCGAGCGCATGGGGCGAAGGAATCCGATGTGGATCAAGCGCTCGGTCAATTGTCGACCTACAAAGACAAAATCACCGGCGACTCAAACGTCGACGGCTGA
- a CDS encoding type 1 glutamine amidotransferase domain-containing protein, translated as MSSDDFPLSGRRILILVGEIYEDLELWYPKLRLEEAGASTTIAGPAANQHYNGKHGYPCTSDAAIADMAANDFDALIVPGGFMPDKLRRDLVLLQLVRDFDAAKKPIAAICHGGWITISAGVYRGVRVTGSPGIKDDLVNAGATYEDQAVVVDGHHISSRRPDDLPEFCRAIIQMMSSQS; from the coding sequence ATGTCGAGTGACGATTTTCCGCTATCCGGCCGACGCATCCTGATCCTGGTCGGTGAAATCTACGAAGACCTCGAACTGTGGTATCCGAAACTGCGACTCGAAGAAGCAGGCGCTAGCACGACCATTGCCGGCCCAGCGGCCAACCAACACTACAACGGCAAACATGGCTACCCGTGCACAAGCGACGCTGCAATCGCCGATATGGCCGCGAACGATTTTGACGCGTTGATTGTGCCGGGCGGATTCATGCCCGACAAACTGCGGCGCGACCTCGTGCTACTGCAATTGGTTCGTGATTTTGATGCCGCTAAAAAGCCGATTGCCGCGATTTGCCATGGCGGCTGGATCACCATCTCGGCAGGCGTCTATCGCGGAGTTCGCGTGACGGGATCACCGGGGATCAAAGACGATTTGGTCAACGCCGGCGCCACCTACGAAGACCAAGCCGTCGTCGTCGATGGGCACCACATCAGCAGCCGTCGCCCCGACGACCTGCCGGAATTCTGTCGAGCGATCATTCAGATGATGAGCAGCCAAAGCTAG
- a CDS encoding P-II family nitrogen regulator produces MKLIIAIIQPSRLEAVKEALTKVEVFRLTVMDCQGFGRQKGQSGIYRGHEFSVNLLRKVQLQIAVNEEFVKPTVDAILEGGHTGEIGDGKIFVLPMDDCIRIRTGERGSEAI; encoded by the coding sequence GTGAAGCTGATTATCGCCATCATCCAGCCGAGTCGGCTCGAAGCCGTCAAAGAAGCTCTGACCAAAGTCGAGGTCTTTCGTTTGACCGTGATGGATTGCCAAGGATTTGGACGTCAAAAAGGGCAATCTGGAATTTATCGCGGGCACGAATTCAGCGTGAATTTGCTGCGAAAAGTCCAGCTGCAAATCGCCGTGAACGAAGAGTTCGTCAAACCCACCGTCGATGCGATTCTCGAAGGTGGTCATACCGGCGAGATTGGCGACGGGAAAATCTTTGTGCTGCCGATGGATGACTGCATCCGCATCCGTACCGGTGAACGCGGCAGCGAAGCAATCTAG
- a CDS encoding ammonium transporter — MLLGSGIALAPVASAQDESAAVTEIAETIGAGDAATPSEEAVVEEADLGIGYALDNFVLFICAVLVLFMQAGFAMVEAGLNSAKNTVNILYKNLMDLAVGGLLFFAFGFSIMYAGSYVSEPNAYFNAPHYGIYDSAADRTFSPQVDWFFQAVFAATAATIVSGAVAGRMKFVAYLAYSALLTGLIYPISGFWKWGGGWLMQFGELTADGYSMGFQDFAGSAVVHMVGGFAGLAGAIVLGPRLGRFTTDGKSVPLPGHNITFAALGVFILWVGWYGFNPGSQLAFQSTGDIDATVLIAVNTTLAAAAGVVVATLISWALFGHPDLTMSLNGALGGLVGITACCDCFTNGWSIVVGAVAGGLVVFGVMLLDKLKIDDPVGAWPVHGLCGMWGCLAIGLLPNTHLAGGSTSLMIQATGVVAYAIWAFVTMFALFLVLKAIGMLRVSPEEEKAGLDVSEHGMHAYPSDSYSGAGVTA; from the coding sequence ATGTTGTTGGGGAGCGGCATCGCGCTCGCGCCGGTCGCTTCAGCTCAGGATGAGTCTGCGGCGGTTACGGAAATTGCGGAAACGATCGGTGCGGGCGACGCCGCTACCCCCAGCGAAGAAGCGGTTGTAGAAGAAGCCGATTTGGGAATCGGCTACGCACTGGACAACTTTGTGTTGTTCATCTGTGCGGTTTTGGTTTTGTTCATGCAAGCGGGCTTCGCGATGGTCGAAGCCGGGCTGAACTCGGCCAAGAACACCGTCAACATTCTCTACAAGAACTTGATGGACTTGGCCGTCGGCGGGCTGTTGTTTTTCGCTTTTGGTTTCTCGATCATGTATGCGGGCAGCTATGTGTCGGAACCCAACGCTTACTTCAATGCCCCTCACTACGGCATCTATGATTCGGCTGCGGACCGTACCTTCAGCCCTCAAGTTGACTGGTTCTTCCAAGCTGTCTTTGCCGCAACCGCAGCCACGATTGTTTCGGGTGCCGTTGCAGGACGTATGAAATTTGTCGCCTACTTGGCCTACAGCGCATTGTTGACCGGTCTGATCTATCCGATCAGCGGTTTCTGGAAATGGGGCGGCGGCTGGTTGATGCAGTTCGGTGAATTGACCGCCGACGGCTACAGCATGGGCTTCCAAGACTTCGCCGGTTCGGCAGTCGTTCACATGGTGGGCGGATTCGCCGGCCTTGCTGGTGCGATCGTTCTCGGCCCTCGCTTGGGACGCTTCACCACCGATGGAAAATCGGTACCACTTCCTGGTCACAACATCACGTTCGCTGCACTTGGCGTATTCATCCTGTGGGTCGGTTGGTATGGGTTCAACCCCGGCAGCCAACTTGCCTTCCAAAGCACCGGCGACATTGACGCGACCGTCTTGATCGCTGTGAACACCACGCTTGCTGCTGCAGCCGGTGTCGTCGTAGCAACGCTGATCAGCTGGGCATTGTTTGGTCACCCCGATTTGACGATGAGCCTCAACGGTGCTCTGGGCGGACTTGTTGGCATCACCGCTTGCTGTGACTGCTTCACTAACGGATGGTCGATTGTTGTCGGTGCCGTTGCGGGTGGATTGGTCGTGTTCGGTGTCATGCTGTTGGACAAACTGAAGATTGATGACCCGGTCGGTGCATGGCCCGTCCACGGTCTATGTGGAATGTGGGGATGTTTGGCAATCGGCTTGCTTCCCAACACCCATTTGGCTGGCGGCAGCACGTCGCTGATGATCCAAGCGACTGGCGTCGTGGCATACGCGATCTGGGCATTCGTCACGATGTTCGCCTTGTTCTTGGTCCTGAAGGCCATCGGAATGTTGCGAGTATCGCCAGAAGAAGAAAAAGCTGGACTGGATGTTTCCGAGCACGGCATGCACGCTTACCCATCGGATTCATACAGCGGAGCAGGGGTCACTGCTTAA